In Campylobacteraceae bacterium, one DNA window encodes the following:
- a CDS encoding D-alanine--D-alanine ligase, with amino-acid sequence MQKNKYIEIVTSPIGGLNLMPQKILLNLHEKLSKHYKKVKITIIKNRKDLDKLLEKKPDLVVSGLKYLLFDEDSKKRDSEKKLWFTDILEKHDILYTGSSKNALKLEFDKSIAKEKIRGAGLKTASSFVAKPNQYDKESLPLPFPLFVKPLYEGDSRGIDEHSLVHKFKEYENKVKSIYKEQHTVSLVETYLSGKEYTVAIIEDFKNSTYDIYPIELIAEKNSKGDRVLGFFDKQRDREKSLKIKDKEIKELISSLAINAFKVLKAKGYGRIDIKMNDEGIPYFIEANLVPGLGYGYFYRCYHLNTGLEHEQMVLDIVKSTFSKKTIKK; translated from the coding sequence ATGCAAAAGAACAAATATATAGAAATAGTAACATCTCCAATTGGAGGTTTAAATTTAATGCCACAAAAGATACTTCTAAATTTACATGAAAAACTAAGTAAACATTACAAGAAAGTGAAAATAACTATTATTAAGAATAGAAAAGATTTAGATAAATTACTTGAAAAAAAGCCTGACTTGGTAGTTTCTGGCCTTAAATATTTGCTTTTTGATGAGGATTCGAAAAAAAGGGATTCTGAAAAAAAACTTTGGTTTACTGATATTTTAGAGAAACATGATATTTTATATACTGGCTCGTCTAAAAATGCTCTTAAACTCGAGTTTGATAAAAGTATTGCAAAAGAAAAAATAAGAGGGGCAGGATTAAAAACTGCGTCATCGTTTGTAGCAAAACCAAATCAGTATGACAAAGAATCATTACCTCTTCCTTTTCCTTTATTTGTAAAACCACTTTATGAAGGGGATTCTCGTGGAATAGATGAACATTCACTTGTTCATAAATTCAAAGAGTATGAAAACAAAGTAAAATCAATATATAAAGAACAACATACGGTTTCGTTGGTTGAAACGTATTTGAGTGGAAAAGAGTATACGGTTGCAATTATAGAAGATTTTAAAAACAGTACTTATGATATTTATCCTATAGAACTCATTGCTGAAAAAAACAGCAAAGGAGACAGAGTTCTTGGTTTTTTTGATAAACAAAGAGACAGAGAAAAGTCTTTAAAAATTAAAGACAAAGAAATAAAAGAACTGATTTCTTCTTTGGCAATAAATGCATTTAAAGTCTTAAAAGCAAAAGGATATGGAAGAATAGATATCAAAATGAATGATGAAGGTATTCCTTATTTTATTGAAGCGAATTTAGTTCCTGGTTTAGGATATGGATACTTTTACAGATGTTATCATTTAAATACTGGATTAGAACATGAACAAATGGTTTTAGATATAGTAAAGAGTACTTTCTCTAAAAAAACAATCAAAAAATAA
- a CDS encoding YdiU family protein: protein MKLNELECKVDFFDFDEKLYQELEASPLKDAFLISYNKEGFKELSLDEEEAKSEDFLAFMNGEKLLNHSKPYSMVYAGHQFGQFVPQLGDGRAINLGSVNNWHLQTKGSGPTLYSRRGDGRAVLRSSIREYIMGEAMHALDIPTTRALGIIGSRHEVPRSYDEVEYGSIVLRMSPSWIRIGTFEFYARNENASKNIPQLCDYVIKQSYPNLEGVNKPYEKMFYSMVDKTAELMAKWQVYGFMHGVMNTDNMSMAGLTIDYGPFAFMDYFDKHCICNHSDVEGRYSYNNQPYVARWNLEVLANALSEVCEVKKLTQYLETFFPQHEKVYLELMCERLGLDTRSVANYHVDLIISLLAALQEAKADYNCFFYELSRCDNLDDISSVLAVCVNPSAILAWFEDYKKVVLSDLREEGVRRSQMKESNPKYIIKNYMLQEAIDAAKSDDFTLVNALLHIAQNPFDEHKEYERYSKVTPMEHANLQLSCSS, encoded by the coding sequence ATGAAACTAAATGAATTAGAATGTAAAGTCGATTTTTTTGACTTTGATGAAAAACTTTACCAAGAATTAGAAGCAAGTCCTTTAAAAGATGCTTTTTTAATCTCTTATAATAAAGAAGGTTTTAAAGAACTTAGCTTAGATGAAGAAGAAGCAAAAAGTGAAGATTTTCTGGCTTTTATGAACGGGGAAAAACTTCTTAATCATAGTAAACCTTATTCTATGGTATATGCAGGGCATCAATTTGGTCAATTTGTACCACAATTAGGAGATGGCAGAGCTATTAATCTAGGAAGTGTTAATAATTGGCATTTACAAACAAAAGGCTCAGGACCTACACTTTATTCAAGAAGAGGAGATGGACGGGCAGTTTTACGCTCATCTATTAGAGAATATATTATGGGTGAAGCCATGCATGCTTTAGATATTCCTACTACAAGAGCTTTAGGAATAATAGGCTCAAGACATGAAGTTCCAAGATCTTATGATGAGGTAGAATATGGCTCAATCGTTCTTAGAATGTCTCCTTCTTGGATCAGAATTGGAACCTTTGAATTTTATGCAAGAAATGAGAATGCCAGTAAAAATATTCCACAACTCTGTGATTATGTTATCAAACAATCTTATCCCAATTTAGAGGGTGTTAATAAACCTTATGAAAAAATGTTTTATTCTATGGTAGATAAAACTGCGGAACTAATGGCAAAATGGCAGGTATATGGTTTTATGCATGGGGTTATGAACACAGATAATATGTCTATGGCTGGACTTACTATTGATTATGGTCCTTTTGCATTTATGGATTATTTTGATAAACATTGTATTTGTAATCACAGTGATGTAGAAGGACGATATTCTTATAATAATCAACCTTATGTAGCACGATGGAATTTAGAAGTTCTTGCTAATGCTTTAAGCGAAGTATGTGAAGTGAAAAAATTAACGCAGTACTTAGAAACATTTTTTCCTCAACATGAAAAAGTATATTTAGAATTAATGTGCGAGCGTTTAGGACTTGATACAAGAAGTGTCGCAAATTATCATGTGGATTTAATTATTTCATTATTAGCAGCACTGCAAGAAGCAAAAGCAGATTATAATTGTTTCTTTTATGAGCTAAGTAGGTGTGATAACTTAGATGATATCTCTTCTGTTTTAGCTGTATGTGTTAATCCTTCTGCAATACTTGCTTGGTTTGAAGATTATAAAAAAGTTGTTTTGTCAGATTTAAGAGAAGAGGGTGTTAGAAGATCTCAAATGAAAGAGAGTAATCCAAAGTATATAATTAAAAATTATATGTTACAAGAAGCAATTGATGCTGCCAAAAGTGATGATTTTACTTTAGTGAATGCTTTATTGCATATTGCTCAAAATCCTTTTGATGAGCATAAAGAATATGAGAGATATTCAAAAGTTACACCTATGGAACACGCCAATTTACAATTGTCTTGTTCTTCATAA
- a CDS encoding efflux RND transporter periplasmic adaptor subunit — translation MYKNILITLVLSASLFGAGRPALVETTIVKEGLVNPLQEFVGTVSFSNNSQVAAKNSGLIEKVNFEIGQKVKKGQVLVKIDSDLIDAQIIAAQATLDIAKNEEINSNKDFRRYEKLLLSKSITQKEYDDALLKFSSNSGNVLALMAKLNELKIQKNRKEIKAPFSGVIVEKSVSLGEWVNAGSIVARLVDTSKLEITFNAPISFIAGLRMNDSYDLMLNNKSIKAKLMAAIAYGDKRTRTFPIKFKATVNNGFIFDGQEARVKLSKNATIKALMVPRDAVIKRFGANMIFLDNKGTALMLPVQILGYMGKEVAISAKGLEAGAQIVVKGNERVFPKQALQIINK, via the coding sequence ATGTATAAGAATATATTAATAACATTGGTTTTAAGCGCATCTTTATTTGGTGCAGGACGTCCTGCATTAGTTGAGACAACAATAGTAAAAGAAGGACTAGTAAATCCCTTACAAGAATTTGTAGGAACAGTTAGTTTTTCGAATAACTCACAAGTAGCTGCAAAAAATTCTGGTTTAATAGAAAAAGTAAATTTTGAAATAGGTCAAAAAGTAAAAAAAGGTCAAGTTTTAGTAAAAATTGATTCTGATTTAATTGATGCACAAATAATAGCAGCACAAGCTACGTTAGATATCGCAAAAAATGAAGAAATTAATTCTAATAAAGATTTTAGAAGATATGAGAAATTATTACTTTCTAAATCTATTACTCAAAAAGAATACGACGATGCTTTATTAAAGTTTTCTTCTAACTCTGGAAACGTATTAGCATTAATGGCAAAACTTAATGAATTAAAAATTCAAAAAAACAGAAAAGAAATTAAAGCACCTTTTTCAGGTGTAATAGTTGAAAAATCGGTAAGTTTAGGGGAATGGGTTAATGCAGGTTCAATAGTTGCACGACTTGTTGATACTTCTAAATTAGAAATTACTTTTAATGCACCTATTTCTTTTATTGCTGGTTTACGAATGAATGATTCTTATGATCTTATGTTAAACAATAAAAGCATAAAAGCAAAATTAATGGCAGCTATTGCTTATGGAGATAAAAGAACACGAACTTTTCCTATTAAATTTAAAGCTACAGTAAATAATGGATTTATTTTTGATGGACAAGAAGCCAGAGTTAAATTATCTAAAAATGCAACAATTAAAGCTTTGATGGTTCCAAGAGATGCCGTAATCAAGCGTTTTGGTGCAAATATGATTTTTCTTGATAACAAAGGTACTGCTTTAATGTTACCAGTACAAATCCTTGGATATATGGGAAAAGAAGTAGCTATTTCTGCTAAAGGTTTAGAAGCAGGTGCACAGATTGTTGTAAAAGGAAATGAGAGAGTATTTCCTAAACAAGCATTACAAATTATAAATAAATAA
- a CDS encoding antibiotic biosynthesis monooxygenase → MSVIVILEAEIKEGKIKELENLLRKYLPETRAYSGFVDIKIHQQKDKNTVIFYEEWETIKDYESYLQMRTNEGVMKILGNTFIAPPSIRYFDTLSL, encoded by the coding sequence ATGAGTGTTATTGTAATATTAGAAGCAGAAATAAAAGAAGGTAAAATTAAAGAATTAGAAAACTTACTTAGAAAATACTTACCTGAAACTAGGGCATACAGTGGTTTTGTAGATATAAAAATACATCAACAAAAAGATAAGAATACAGTTATATTTTATGAAGAATGGGAAACAATAAAAGATTATGAATCTTATCTTCAAATGAGAACAAATGAAGGTGTAATGAAAATTTTAGGAAATACTTTTATTGCCCCACCTAGTATTAGGTATTTTGATACATTATCCCTATAG
- a CDS encoding helix-turn-helix transcriptional regulator: MYDNKNLLFVGSFNESIIIPLKANSETFGIRFMPSVLPQLLNIKASEFTNKIIPLEDISKELFLLLNFNEKVETTKVNKLNNILENYCEDIILNKNMLRIIDEIMFKEGNLSIKEISQTYDINSRQLERLFNNLLGFSPKKFTNIIRFFYAFKSLMKNGFNELSLKALGFGYYDQAHFNKEFKKFSNFTPTDEVMSFFYNIKK, encoded by the coding sequence GTGTATGATAACAAGAATTTATTATTTGTAGGCAGTTTCAATGAAAGTATTATTATCCCTTTAAAAGCAAACAGTGAAACATTTGGAATTAGATTTATGCCTTCAGTATTACCGCAACTTTTAAATATAAAAGCAAGTGAGTTTACTAATAAAATTATACCATTAGAAGATATCTCAAAAGAACTTTTTTTACTTTTAAATTTTAATGAAAAAGTTGAAACAACTAAAGTCAATAAACTAAATAATATATTAGAAAATTACTGTGAAGATATTATACTAAATAAAAATATGTTAAGAATTATTGATGAAATAATGTTTAAAGAAGGGAATCTTTCAATAAAAGAGATATCTCAAACTTATGATATAAATTCAAGACAGTTAGAAAGGCTGTTTAATAATTTGCTTGGATTTAGCCCTAAAAAATTTACAAATATTATTAGGTTCTTTTATGCTTTTAAAAGTTTAATGAAAAATGGATTTAATGAACTGTCTCTAAAAGCTTTAGGTTTTGGTTATTACGACCAAGCACATTTTAATAAAGAATTTAAAAAATTCTCAAATTTCACACCCACAGATGAAGTAATGTCGTTTTTTTACAATATTAAAAAATAG
- a CDS encoding helix-turn-helix transcriptional regulator has product MNKYLSEEKEIDFYSLPQALYKEKNIKNILRYENNCILYKESNVDLINKEKLITSHSIVYVINGRLRVNTYDGDEVIIQNGEMIFMPRDSYIISDYIKNNTSMKVYLFFFDHDIALKFLAQNHTPSAFKESGRLLCQLKVTQNIKYFISSLESFNFKTLNTKEILELKLLELLYLLDDSNQNNIIKTLLSSESFKEKRDIESFMLEHYDKNLSINDFASLSGRSLSSFTRDFKKKYNTTPKKWLIKKKMNKAKTMLEKGSNVSSCAFDLGYNNVSNFIKAYKSVYKLTPKYMQQTILLDSE; this is encoded by the coding sequence ATGAATAAATACTTATCCGAAGAAAAAGAAATAGACTTTTATTCGCTCCCTCAGGCACTGTATAAAGAAAAAAATATTAAAAATATTTTAAGATATGAGAATAACTGTATTTTATACAAAGAATCTAATGTAGATTTAATTAACAAAGAAAAGCTAATAACTTCACACTCTATTGTTTATGTCATTAATGGAAGGCTGAGAGTTAATACTTATGATGGAGATGAAGTTATTATTCAAAATGGTGAAATGATTTTTATGCCAAGAGATTCTTATATAATTTCGGATTACATAAAAAACAATACTAGTATGAAAGTGTATCTATTCTTTTTTGACCATGATATAGCCTTGAAATTTTTAGCTCAAAATCATACACCTAGTGCTTTTAAAGAATCAGGTAGATTGTTATGTCAACTTAAAGTAACACAGAATATAAAGTATTTTATATCTTCTTTAGAATCATTTAATTTTAAGACATTAAATACTAAAGAAATTTTGGAACTTAAACTATTAGAACTCTTATATTTATTAGATGATAGTAATCAAAATAACATTATAAAAACACTATTATCTTCTGAGTCTTTTAAAGAAAAAAGAGATATAGAATCATTTATGCTTGAACACTATGATAAGAATCTTTCAATTAATGATTTTGCAAGTTTAAGCGGAAGAAGTCTCTCCTCATTTACTAGAGATTTTAAAAAGAAATATAATACTACTCCTAAAAAATGGCTTATTAAAAAAAAGATGAACAAAGCAAAAACTATGTTAGAGAAAGGGTCTAATGTAAGCTCTTGTGCTTTTGATTTAGGATATAACAATGTTTCAAACTTCATTAAAGCGTATAAATCTGTTTATAAACTCACTCCAAAATATATGCAACAAACAATTCTTTTGGATTCTGAATAA
- a CDS encoding DUF2867 domain-containing protein has product MIVEKEINTSTLAYKEFQQIDYVDCFNITDINFNGVDEFAKEYFLSQALWLNIVSQGMFSKKSIKKKIEESKFQKNTCIGTWKIFNRNKNEIVFGDDMGFMEYRFSMLYNPNTNRVEVSTLVHYKSIMGKYYFALIKFMHKKFIIISLKNVVKT; this is encoded by the coding sequence ATGATAGTAGAAAAAGAAATTAATACAAGTACATTAGCATACAAAGAGTTTCAACAAATCGATTATGTAGACTGTTTCAATATTACTGATATTAATTTTAATGGGGTAGATGAATTTGCAAAAGAGTACTTTTTATCTCAAGCTCTTTGGCTAAATATTGTAAGTCAAGGTATGTTTAGTAAAAAAAGTATTAAAAAGAAAATTGAAGAAAGTAAATTTCAAAAAAACACTTGCATTGGTACTTGGAAAATATTTAATAGAAATAAAAATGAAATTGTATTTGGTGATGATATGGGATTTATGGAATACAGGTTTTCAATGCTATATAATCCTAACACCAATAGAGTTGAAGTATCAACTCTTGTACACTACAAAAGTATAATGGGAAAATACTATTTTGCACTAATAAAATTTATGCACAAAAAATTTATTATTATTTCATTAAAAAATGTAGTAAAAACCTAA
- a CDS encoding benzoate/H(+) symporter BenE family transporter — translation MSLATSLKNIKNDFSLSALVAGLIAVIVSYAGPFVIVYQAALAGHATAEQITSWVWAVSIGSAITGIYLSLKYKQPIITAWSTPGAALLVIALPAYSFEQAIGAFILSSLLIFLIGLSGFSQKLMDKVPAPIAAAMLAGILFKFGLEVFTSISIDALIVLPMILIYFLGKVFFARYAVLASLALGIIIALFFNDLSFSSINVSFAVPVFTQPSWSLSAFINVAIPLFIVTMASQNVPGIAVLKAAGYKPNVNSLISFTGFISLILAPFGSHGLNLAAITAAICTGEEANTYKSKRYIAGLATGGFYLLIGIFGSTLIVIFATLPKVLVASIAGLALFPAISNALSIASAEPKYQEVALVTFLLTVSGVSFFGISSAFWGLVAGVFLHAVYSRFKK, via the coding sequence ATGTCTTTAGCTACATCATTAAAAAATATCAAAAATGATTTTTCTCTTTCTGCTTTAGTTGCAGGACTTATTGCTGTTATTGTTTCTTATGCAGGTCCATTTGTAATAGTATATCAAGCTGCACTTGCAGGACATGCAACAGCGGAACAAATTACGTCTTGGGTTTGGGCAGTATCTATAGGAAGTGCAATTACAGGTATTTATTTAAGTTTAAAATACAAACAACCTATTATTACCGCATGGTCAACCCCCGGTGCAGCCCTTTTAGTTATTGCTTTACCTGCTTATAGTTTTGAACAAGCTATTGGAGCATTTATTTTATCTTCTTTGTTAATATTTTTAATTGGTCTTTCTGGATTTTCTCAAAAACTAATGGACAAAGTACCTGCTCCAATTGCAGCTGCTATGCTTGCTGGAATTTTATTTAAATTTGGGCTTGAAGTTTTTACCTCTATTAGTATTGATGCTTTAATTGTACTTCCTATGATTTTGATTTATTTTCTAGGCAAAGTCTTTTTTGCACGTTATGCTGTTCTTGCTTCCCTTGCTTTAGGAATTATAATTGCTTTGTTTTTTAATGACTTGAGTTTTAGCTCAATTAATGTTTCTTTTGCAGTTCCTGTGTTTACCCAACCCTCTTGGAGTTTATCTGCTTTTATAAATGTAGCCATACCTTTGTTTATTGTAACCATGGCATCACAAAATGTTCCTGGTATTGCCGTTCTTAAAGCAGCAGGTTATAAACCCAATGTTAATTCACTTATTTCTTTTACGGGTTTTATATCCTTGATTTTAGCACCTTTTGGTTCTCATGGTTTAAATTTAGCAGCCATTACTGCTGCTATTTGTACAGGAGAAGAAGCAAATACTTACAAATCCAAAAGATATATAGCAGGATTAGCTACGGGCGGATTTTATTTACTTATTGGAATCTTTGGATCAACTCTTATAGTTATTTTTGCTACACTTCCAAAAGTACTAGTAGCTAGTATTGCAGGACTAGCACTTTTCCCTGCAATTTCAAATGCACTTTCTATTGCCAGTGCAGAGCCTAAATATCAAGAAGTTGCTTTGGTGACGTTTTTACTAACGGTATCAGGAGTTTCATTTTTTGGTATTTCATCTGCTTTTTGGGGTTTAGTAGCAGGAGTATTTTTACACGCTGTATATTCACGTTTTAAAAAATAA
- a CDS encoding TetR/AcrR family transcriptional regulator: MPKIVNKEEKRIEIAMACVDLLHEVGIKKLTVAAAAKAAGIGKGTIYEYFESKEDIIFKIIGVHIAEHNEETLKKIALSNNIKEKITCLFEFVLDESEENDIHFNGFKEYLSVMLADTTESYKSFNCVCDDFFSLALKDVFEDAISKGELKENSLYFINSIAIFKKGLALSRMSVNDFSARDAYEEFIDNFFDLLGKKND, from the coding sequence TTGCCAAAAATAGTTAATAAAGAAGAAAAAAGAATAGAAATTGCCATGGCTTGTGTGGATTTACTTCATGAAGTAGGTATTAAAAAACTAACCGTTGCAGCAGCTGCAAAAGCTGCTGGTATTGGTAAGGGTACTATTTATGAATATTTTGAAAGTAAAGAAGATATTATCTTTAAAATCATTGGTGTTCATATAGCAGAGCATAATGAAGAAACATTAAAAAAAATAGCTTTGAGCAATAATATAAAAGAGAAAATAACATGTTTGTTTGAATTCGTTTTGGATGAAAGTGAAGAAAATGATATTCATTTTAATGGATTTAAGGAATATTTATCGGTAATGTTAGCTGATACTACAGAGTCCTATAAATCATTTAATTGTGTTTGCGATGATTTTTTTAGTCTTGCTTTAAAAGATGTTTTTGAAGATGCTATTTCTAAAGGCGAATTAAAAGAAAACTCCCTTTATTTTATCAACAGTATTGCTATTTTTAAAAAAGGACTTGCGCTTAGTAGAATGAGTGTGAATGATTTTTCTGCCAGAGATGCTTATGAAGAGTTTATAGACAATTTCTTTGATTTGTTAGGAAAAAAAAATGATTAA
- a CDS encoding DUF2798 domain-containing protein, with product MINKRYERIVFSFIMALCMSCVMSAIISYINLGLVDGFRDIWLKAWVSAFAFAFPIIFIIGGSVRKLTAIIIKKEY from the coding sequence ATGATTAATAAACGATATGAAAGAATAGTCTTTTCATTTATTATGGCTTTGTGTATGTCTTGTGTTATGAGTGCCATAATTTCATACATAAACTTGGGTTTAGTAGATGGTTTTAGAGACATTTGGCTTAAAGCCTGGGTAAGTGCTTTTGCATTTGCTTTTCCTATTATTTTTATAATAGGTGGAAGTGTTAGAAAATTAACGGCAATAATTATAAAAAAGGAATATTAA
- a CDS encoding DUF4823 domain-containing protein: MFIALFFVACADKHQLLKLGTTSVKLDSTKSIYISISKDGRYGNINYQGSGENTSQIILMSLSKYSDNIEIANSYQSLKDALNYSIKKDFKYLVFPTILEWEDRATEWSGISDKASIKIRIIEVKTEKTLDSVIIKGKSGWATFGGDHPQDLLPKPVEEYILGLF, from the coding sequence ATGTTTATTGCATTATTCTTCGTTGCATGTGCAGATAAACATCAATTATTAAAATTAGGAACTACTAGTGTAAAATTAGATTCCACTAAAAGTATATATATATCCATTTCTAAAGATGGGCGATATGGTAATATAAATTATCAAGGTTCTGGAGAAAATACTTCACAAATTATTTTAATGAGTCTTTCGAAATATAGTGATAATATTGAAATTGCGAATAGCTATCAATCCCTAAAAGATGCATTAAATTATTCCATTAAAAAAGATTTTAAATATTTAGTATTCCCGACTATTCTTGAATGGGAAGATAGAGCAACAGAATGGTCAGGAATTTCCGATAAAGCGTCCATAAAAATTAGAATTATAGAAGTCAAAACTGAAAAAACATTAGACTCTGTTATTATTAAAGGAAAAAGTGGGTGGGCTACATTTGGGGGTGATCATCCTCAGGATTTATTGCCAAAACCAGTAGAAGAATATATACTTGGTTTATTTTAA